In Candidatus Neomarinimicrobiota bacterium, a single genomic region encodes these proteins:
- the glf gene encoding UDP-galactopyranose mutase — translation MSFEKYKYVVVGSGFFGAVVAERIANQLGEPVLVLEKRDHIGGNCYSVDHPETGIHYHRYGTHIFHTSNRDVWDYVNRFTEFNGYYHQVLTTYENKVYQMPINLETINSFYGINLKPFEVSKFIKAEVHKSGITKPRNFEEKAISMMGLPLYEAFLKGYTTKQWGCEPKSLPVSLLNRLPFRTNYDESYFFDPWQGIPLKGYSSIFDKLLASPKIRVDVNTDFFSVRHKLDRDTLVVYTGPIDRLFDYRHGHLEWRTLLFEEQVVGVQDFQGTSVMNYAEESIPYTRIHEPRHLHPEKVYSENQTLTIKEYSHSGNGEDPFYPVGGETNRAILKKYEAEVSKQRKLLVGGRLGDYKYYDMDKTIAAALRTYKHIRDQAK, via the coding sequence ATGAGTTTTGAGAAATACAAATATGTGGTGGTTGGCAGCGGGTTTTTTGGTGCCGTTGTAGCTGAACGTATTGCCAACCAACTCGGTGAGCCAGTACTAGTGCTTGAAAAAAGAGACCATATTGGCGGCAATTGTTATTCCGTTGACCACCCCGAGACTGGTATCCACTACCATCGTTATGGCACTCATATATTTCATACCAGCAATAGAGATGTTTGGGATTACGTCAACAGGTTTACAGAATTTAATGGCTATTATCATCAGGTCCTTACCACCTATGAGAATAAGGTGTACCAGATGCCAATAAATTTGGAAACCATAAACAGCTTCTATGGAATAAATTTAAAACCATTTGAGGTTTCCAAGTTTATCAAAGCTGAAGTACACAAGTCAGGCATCACAAAACCACGAAATTTTGAGGAAAAAGCAATAAGTATGATGGGATTACCATTGTACGAAGCTTTTCTAAAGGGCTACACAACCAAACAATGGGGATGTGAGCCCAAAAGTCTACCAGTTTCTCTGCTAAATCGATTGCCTTTTCGGACAAATTATGATGAGAGTTACTTTTTCGACCCCTGGCAAGGAATTCCACTCAAGGGTTATTCATCAATATTTGATAAACTTTTGGCCAGCCCAAAGATACGGGTCGACGTGAATACAGATTTTTTTTCTGTCAGGCATAAACTGGACCGTGACACTCTTGTTGTGTACACTGGACCTATTGATAGACTTTTTGACTATCGACATGGTCATTTGGAATGGCGAACCCTTTTATTTGAGGAACAAGTCGTCGGTGTTCAGGATTTTCAGGGGACTTCAGTGATGAATTATGCTGAAGAAAGTATTCCCTACACCAGAATTCATGAGCCCAGGCATCTTCATCCTGAGAAAGTCTATTCTGAGAATCAGACCTTGACCATTAAAGAGTATTCGCATAGTGGCAATGGCGAAGATCCCTTCTACCCTGTGGGCGGAGAAACGAACCGTGCTATCTTGAAAAAGTACGAGGCAGAAGTTTCCAAACAGAGGAAGCTCCTGGTGGGCGGCCGCTTGGGAGACTACAAGTATTATGATATGGATAAGACCATCGCTGCTGCCTTGCGTACCTATAAACACATTCGAGATCAAGCAAAATGA
- a CDS encoding glycosyltransferase family 2 protein yields MIDEQVETLSVVIPIFNEAEVILDVIKSWVTCLDELGIGYTIHAYNDGSTDTTLEVLTELSTKYESLTIHTSKNQGHGPTLLMGYNHSLSETWIFQTDSDGELSPAYFSDLWSRRQEYDFLIGRRSDRSQPLSRKLISLVSRGVIHLFYGKGVWDVNSPFRLMRTSVMSPIIANIPANTFAPNLIISGMVNLKKIKHSETLIPHQSRQTGEVSIKRFKLLLVSLKSFWQTIHFRLFSDI; encoded by the coding sequence ATGATTGACGAGCAGGTCGAAACACTTTCCGTCGTGATTCCAATCTTCAATGAAGCTGAAGTTATTTTAGATGTGATAAAATCCTGGGTCACATGCCTGGATGAGCTTGGTATCGGTTATACAATTCATGCCTACAATGACGGTTCCACCGACACGACTCTTGAGGTTTTGACTGAATTATCCACAAAGTATGAATCCTTAACCATTCATACTTCTAAAAACCAGGGCCATGGGCCAACGCTTTTAATGGGCTACAATCATTCCCTCTCAGAAACCTGGATTTTTCAAACAGATTCAGATGGTGAATTATCACCCGCCTACTTTAGTGACTTGTGGAGTCGTCGTCAGGAGTATGATTTCCTGATTGGAAGACGATCAGACCGATCTCAACCCCTTTCACGTAAACTCATTAGCCTTGTCTCTCGAGGTGTGATTCATCTATTCTACGGAAAAGGTGTCTGGGATGTCAACTCACCCTTCCGATTGATGAGAACTTCGGTTATGAGCCCAATTATTGCTAATATTCCAGCCAATACCTTTGCACCAAATCTCATCATTTCTGGAATGGTAAATTTGAAGAAGATTAAACACTCAGAAACCTTGATCCCCCATCAGTCAAGGCAAACAGGAGAAGTGTCAATCAAGAGGTTTAAATTGCTCCTTGTATCATTGAAATCTTTTTGGCAAACCATACACTTCAGGTTGTTTAGCGATATATAA
- a CDS encoding xanthan lyase: MNIYQKLLTSLLVLFLIACSSSMPGNSSYDYSEMDRTTRKAYQGVERFLEANTSRDSHLKLNRYTKIDTIIIDSDSKNIEIHFNRNFANTPFRENVVTDIHSSMKESLGRKFRDYRVKIYAVDYLIEDLIPNYFRSSKRSYDRSRMPIPEIRSLPLVRNVSHKWTPSSGLYNRNIALWHSHGWYYEQKLHRWEWQRARVFQTVEDLLPMSFTLKYLVPMLENAGAQVFLPRERDLQTNEVIIDNDTPGVKSAYQEYDSKLEQWKTLEQPGFAIGTPPYVSGDNPFFMGTSRLIKADTSGSAKIRWIPSLPEAGKYAVYIAYTAADSNVTDAHYTVFHRGGQTEFLVNQQIGGSTWIYLGTFDFNQDLNEDIHRVELTNSSTESGQYISADAIRFGGGIGNISREGQVSGRPRFTEGARYYLQYAGMPDTLIYNLNEDESDYKDDYQCRAEWVNYLRGAPYGPNLDREAPGLNIPIDLSFAFHTDAGFTRNDTVIGTLSIYSTEDAEETDFFPDSMSRMTNRDLADILQTQIVNDIRAKYDPAWTRRMLWDRGYSEAYRPNVPSVLLELLSHHNFLDMKFANDPRFQFDASRSIYKAMVRYISTQWNLEYVIQPLPVSHFQATFTPTGDLNLQWQPELDSLESTAIPEKYMVYTQIEDEGFDNGFVVNGPILNIKSLEEGIIYSFKVTALNAGGESFPSEILSVCDMGGEKAPVLIVNAFDRISAATTIESDEYLGFFDLWDEGVSDGYDMNYIGSQYDIRADSPWLDDDEPGHGASFGDMETTLIPGNSFDFPHLHGKSLREAGYSFVSSSDEAIWDGQLDINNYTLVDLILGEEKEVPGPKEFSPRDFRGFPQAFQEKITAYTQSGGNLFLSGAHVGFDLFDNENDTLDMQFGKEVLKFKFRTDHAVNTGGLSPIAQDLFQFKVTQNLEFNTRFHPTLYKVESPDAIEPAASDVQTILRYSENNTSAAIAASGESNIVVFGFPFESILSETSRNEVMASVLSFLDSD, translated from the coding sequence ATGAATATTTATCAAAAGTTACTCACAAGTCTTCTCGTATTATTTTTGATTGCCTGCTCATCAAGTATGCCAGGAAATTCCTCCTACGACTATTCCGAGATGGATAGGACAACCAGGAAAGCCTATCAGGGTGTTGAACGCTTTCTGGAAGCTAACACCAGCCGGGACTCACATCTCAAACTCAACAGATACACAAAAATCGACACCATTATTATCGATTCTGATTCAAAAAACATTGAAATCCATTTTAATCGGAATTTTGCCAACACACCCTTTAGAGAAAATGTTGTCACAGACATTCATTCTAGCATGAAGGAATCCCTGGGAAGAAAATTTAGAGACTACAGGGTGAAGATTTATGCTGTAGACTACCTCATTGAGGACCTCATCCCCAATTACTTCCGGAGCAGCAAACGCAGCTATGACCGATCCAGGATGCCCATACCTGAGATAAGATCTCTGCCACTGGTTCGAAATGTGAGCCACAAATGGACTCCATCATCTGGTCTATACAATCGCAATATTGCATTGTGGCACAGCCATGGTTGGTACTATGAACAAAAGCTTCATCGCTGGGAATGGCAAAGAGCGAGAGTATTCCAGACCGTGGAAGACCTGCTCCCCATGTCCTTTACCTTAAAATATCTCGTCCCCATGCTTGAAAATGCAGGCGCTCAAGTTTTTCTGCCTCGAGAGCGTGACCTCCAGACCAATGAAGTCATCATTGACAATGACACACCAGGGGTAAAATCAGCGTATCAGGAATATGACTCTAAATTAGAACAATGGAAGACCCTGGAACAACCCGGTTTTGCCATTGGTACCCCACCATATGTATCTGGAGACAATCCCTTTTTCATGGGAACGTCCCGTCTCATCAAGGCAGACACCAGCGGAAGCGCTAAAATACGCTGGATACCCAGTCTTCCTGAGGCAGGGAAATATGCGGTCTATATTGCTTATACTGCGGCTGACAGCAATGTAACGGATGCCCACTATACTGTTTTTCATAGAGGTGGTCAGACTGAATTTTTAGTAAATCAACAGATCGGTGGCAGTACCTGGATCTACCTGGGCACATTTGATTTTAACCAGGACCTGAATGAGGATATCCATCGGGTTGAGCTTACCAATAGCAGCACTGAATCAGGCCAGTATATTAGCGCAGATGCCATACGTTTTGGCGGAGGCATAGGCAATATTTCCCGCGAAGGACAAGTTAGTGGACGTCCACGATTCACCGAAGGAGCTCGTTATTATCTCCAATATGCCGGTATGCCAGATACCCTGATTTATAATCTGAACGAAGATGAGAGTGATTATAAGGATGATTATCAATGTCGCGCTGAGTGGGTCAATTATCTCCGTGGAGCGCCATATGGTCCCAATCTGGACCGTGAAGCACCCGGGCTCAATATTCCCATCGATCTGTCTTTTGCCTTTCATACTGATGCTGGATTTACACGCAATGATACTGTCATCGGCACGTTGTCTATTTACAGTACTGAAGACGCTGAAGAGACAGATTTTTTTCCAGATTCAATGTCCCGGATGACCAACCGGGATCTGGCAGATATTCTGCAAACCCAGATTGTGAATGACATACGTGCCAAGTACGATCCAGCCTGGACCCGTCGTATGCTCTGGGATAGAGGATATAGTGAAGCTTATAGACCCAATGTACCTTCAGTATTACTGGAGCTTCTCTCTCACCACAACTTTCTTGATATGAAATTTGCCAATGATCCCCGCTTTCAATTTGATGCAAGTAGATCTATCTATAAAGCCATGGTCAGGTACATTTCAACTCAATGGAACCTTGAATATGTTATTCAACCCCTCCCTGTCTCCCATTTCCAGGCCACTTTTACTCCAACTGGTGATTTAAACCTGCAATGGCAGCCAGAACTTGATTCTCTGGAGAGCACGGCAATTCCTGAAAAATACATGGTTTATACGCAAATTGAAGATGAGGGTTTTGATAACGGCTTTGTGGTGAATGGTCCTATTCTCAATATCAAATCACTGGAGGAGGGTATCATATACAGTTTTAAGGTGACTGCTCTCAACGCTGGTGGTGAGAGCTTCCCCTCTGAAATTCTATCTGTATGCGATATGGGTGGAGAAAAAGCACCTGTTTTAATTGTGAATGCCTTTGATCGTATTTCGGCAGCCACAACGATTGAATCGGACGAATACCTCGGCTTTTTTGACCTGTGGGATGAAGGTGTTTCAGATGGATATGATATGAATTATATCGGGTCCCAATATGACATACGGGCAGATTCACCCTGGCTTGATGACGATGAACCGGGACATGGTGCCAGTTTTGGAGACATGGAAACCACCCTCATACCTGGCAACAGCTTTGACTTTCCCCATTTGCATGGGAAATCCTTACGTGAGGCAGGCTATTCATTTGTTTCTTCAAGTGATGAAGCCATCTGGGATGGTCAATTGGACATCAACAATTATACCCTGGTTGACCTTATTTTAGGTGAAGAAAAAGAGGTACCGGGTCCAAAAGAATTCAGCCCCAGGGATTTCCGTGGTTTTCCTCAAGCATTCCAGGAAAAAATCACTGCCTATACCCAATCAGGAGGAAACTTGTTCCTCAGCGGTGCCCATGTGGGATTTGATCTCTTCGACAATGAGAACGATACATTGGATATGCAGTTCGGCAAAGAAGTACTAAAGTTCAAGTTTCGAACTGATCACGCAGTAAACACAGGTGGACTGAGCCCCATTGCCCAGGATCTGTTCCAATTCAAAGTTACCCAGAACCTGGAATTCAATACTCGCTTTCATCCCACGCTTTATAAGGTTGAATCTCCTGATGCCATAGAGCCTGCAGCTTCAGATGTCCAAACTATTTTGCGGTATTCTGAGAATAATACCAGTGCTGCCATCGCTGCTTCTGGTGAATCCAACATTGTTGTATTTGGCTTTCCCTTCGAAAGTATTCTCTCAGAGACCAGCAGAAATGAGGTCATGGCTTCAGTTTTATCTTTTCTGGATTCTGACTAG
- a CDS encoding GNAT family N-acetyltransferase, with translation MDLELKTKYWNDLQAKDAFKKFILDIHNLDFNEWESRGYWDDAFTPFTFFKGGEVISSICIYLLDAVIQGRKTKLIQISGVGTKNSWRRKGLSRELTDMGLDWAKGQHEGVFLFADEEAIPFYLRYGFSPLDESQEFCQIEPVYKKAGIVQLDPSNQQHLDKIHLYAKSRVPISNEFSVFSSRLLMFHALYTMRNKMYEIPELNCLVFFDRKEDVVNIYDILGEEIPSFQEIYPYISSKTDTQIDFHFHTDKLSISDIQTRTVGSNNTFVKDHFPLVAPAFPYTARA, from the coding sequence ATGGATCTTGAGTTAAAAACTAAATACTGGAATGACCTGCAGGCCAAGGATGCCTTTAAGAAATTCATCTTAGATATACACAATCTTGATTTTAATGAATGGGAATCCCGAGGGTATTGGGATGATGCATTTACTCCCTTTACTTTTTTTAAGGGTGGCGAAGTCATCTCCAGTATTTGTATTTATTTACTGGATGCAGTAATCCAGGGTCGAAAAACCAAGTTGATACAGATTTCCGGTGTTGGGACTAAAAACAGCTGGCGGAGAAAAGGTTTAAGTAGAGAACTAACCGATATGGGTCTGGATTGGGCAAAGGGCCAACATGAAGGTGTTTTCCTGTTTGCTGATGAGGAGGCTATCCCTTTCTATCTGCGTTACGGTTTCTCTCCCCTTGATGAAAGCCAGGAATTTTGTCAAATTGAACCTGTTTACAAAAAGGCCGGTATTGTTCAGCTTGATCCATCTAATCAGCAACATCTGGACAAGATTCATCTGTATGCTAAATCCAGAGTGCCCATCTCAAATGAATTCAGCGTGTTCAGCTCAAGATTGCTCATGTTTCATGCATTATACACCATGCGCAACAAGATGTATGAGATCCCCGAGCTTAACTGTCTGGTATTTTTTGATCGAAAGGAGGATGTGGTAAACATTTATGATATTCTTGGAGAAGAGATCCCATCATTCCAGGAGATTTATCCCTATATCTCTTCGAAAACTGATACTCAGATCGATTTCCATTTTCACACGGACAAACTAAGTATCAGCGATATTCAGACCAGAACCGTGGGCAGCAATAATACGTTCGTAAAAGACCATTTTCCCCTAGTAGCACCTGCATTTCCCTATACGGCAAGGGCTTAA
- the pckA gene encoding phosphoenolpyruvate carboxykinase (ATP), whose product MKKSQYAGTLASDHGLENHGLKHLNDVFWNLSTSELYEEILDREEGKIAHNGPLLVYTGEHTARAANDKFVVRESSTKDDIWWGKHNKPYTKKKFANLSNRLKGYLQGKDVFVQDCYVGADEKYGMPIRVITQYAWHSLFARNMFVVERDDEKLKEHVPAFTLISAPDFKADPEYDDLHSETFIILNFEERLAIIGGSKYGGEIKKSFFTIMNYLLPKRDVLTMHCSANVGQKGDVAIFFGLSGTGKTTLSADVNRGLIGDDEHGWSDDGVFNFEGGCYAKVINLNPEAEPQIYAVTQMFGTILENVVFGGRFRHLDLDDNMYTENTRASYPLEFISNAVPGARGGNPKNIFMLTCDVSGVLPPISRLSADQAMYHFISGYTSKVGGTEIGLGADPISTFSACFGAPFMVHHPYVYARLLKDRMLKHNVNCWLINTGWTGGPFGVGNRISIKHTRALLNAALEGGLDAVDFREDPVFGFEIPESCPEVPSDILDPILTWADKDDYTRRYQNLAVKFVENFKQFEDGVTAEVIAAGPKI is encoded by the coding sequence ATGAAGAAATCTCAATATGCTGGAACTTTAGCCAGTGACCATGGATTGGAGAATCACGGATTAAAACATTTAAACGATGTTTTTTGGAATTTATCCACATCGGAGCTTTATGAAGAGATTCTGGATCGGGAAGAGGGTAAAATTGCCCATAATGGTCCGCTTCTGGTTTATACAGGTGAGCATACCGCTCGTGCAGCCAATGACAAATTTGTAGTTCGAGAATCTTCAACCAAGGACGATATCTGGTGGGGTAAGCACAACAAACCATATACCAAAAAGAAATTTGCCAACCTGTCTAATAGACTAAAGGGTTATCTCCAGGGTAAAGATGTGTTTGTACAGGATTGCTATGTGGGAGCCGATGAAAAATATGGAATGCCCATCCGTGTGATCACCCAGTACGCCTGGCATAGCTTGTTTGCCCGAAATATGTTCGTGGTTGAGCGTGATGATGAAAAACTCAAGGAACATGTCCCTGCATTCACATTGATATCAGCGCCAGATTTCAAAGCAGATCCAGAATATGATGATTTACATAGTGAAACCTTCATTATCCTCAATTTTGAGGAGAGATTGGCGATTATTGGTGGTTCAAAATACGGTGGCGAAATAAAAAAATCATTTTTCACCATCATGAATTACCTCCTGCCAAAACGGGATGTCCTGACCATGCATTGCTCAGCCAATGTGGGTCAAAAAGGTGATGTAGCTATTTTCTTCGGCTTATCTGGCACTGGCAAAACCACGCTTTCAGCAGATGTGAATCGTGGACTGATCGGTGATGATGAACATGGTTGGAGTGATGATGGCGTCTTTAATTTTGAAGGTGGCTGCTATGCGAAAGTCATCAACCTCAATCCTGAGGCTGAGCCGCAAATTTATGCAGTAACCCAAATGTTCGGTACCATTCTCGAAAATGTTGTATTTGGTGGTCGTTTTCGACATTTAGATCTTGATGATAATATGTATACTGAAAATACCCGGGCATCATATCCCCTGGAATTTATAAGCAATGCGGTTCCAGGTGCCAGAGGTGGCAATCCCAAAAATATTTTTATGCTCACTTGTGATGTTTCTGGTGTACTGCCTCCCATCTCAAGGCTAAGCGCCGATCAGGCAATGTACCATTTTATATCCGGCTATACTTCCAAGGTGGGCGGTACCGAGATAGGTCTGGGTGCTGATCCCATCAGCACATTTAGTGCCTGTTTTGGTGCACCCTTCATGGTGCATCATCCCTATGTTTATGCTCGGCTTTTGAAGGATCGAATGCTGAAGCACAATGTGAATTGCTGGTTGATTAATACAGGTTGGACAGGTGGACCGTTTGGAGTCGGCAATCGCATTAGTATCAAGCATACCAGAGCTCTGCTTAATGCAGCGCTGGAGGGGGGATTGGATGCTGTAGATTTTAGAGAAGATCCCGTGTTTGGCTTCGAAATTCCAGAGAGCTGTCCTGAGGTACCTTCAGATATACTGGATCCAATTTTAACCTGGGCTGATAAAGATGATTATACCAGACGCTATCAGAACCTGGCAGTAAAATTTGTAGAAAACTTCAAACAGTTTGAGGATGGTGTTACGGCAGAAGTGATAGCAGCAGGTCCTAAAATCTAG
- a CDS encoding cysteine desulfurase codes for MLLSNGNIYLDYNATTPIDPIVLEAMEPFYRSHFGNPSSSHGLGKYNRQAIDVAREQVAGLLGCSSQNIIFTSGGSESNNMALKGVASRSSERGQHIIVSMVEHPAILKVVQYLQHQGFRITYLPVDNQGVVKAEDLEEIITSKTILVSVMHANNEIGSIQPINELAEIAHHAGAVFHTDAAQSIGKIPVDVNDLGCDLLSVAGHKLYAPKGVGAIYIKGGVDLEPLIHGANHERGLRAGTENVAQIVGLGMAAEIASQKLESEMVRLKNLRDRLQASLKQAFPEIRINASSTPRLPNTLSVSFAQLNALEILSDLDQVMLSAGAACHSADGKGSGVLEAMHIPLNYQLGTIRISLGRFCEESQVQQASAILIQRITQLLEN; via the coding sequence ATGCTGCTATCCAATGGAAATATTTATCTCGATTATAATGCGACGACCCCCATTGATCCAATAGTGCTTGAAGCGATGGAACCTTTCTATCGTTCACATTTTGGGAATCCCTCTTCCAGTCATGGTCTTGGCAAATACAATCGACAAGCCATAGACGTTGCCCGAGAACAGGTGGCCGGGCTACTTGGTTGTAGTTCTCAAAATATCATATTCACATCTGGTGGTTCAGAATCAAATAATATGGCCTTAAAAGGCGTTGCTTCCCGAAGTTCGGAGAGAGGCCAGCATATTATTGTGTCCATGGTTGAGCATCCAGCTATCCTAAAGGTGGTTCAATACCTGCAACATCAGGGATTCAGAATCACATATCTTCCTGTTGACAATCAGGGAGTTGTCAAAGCTGAGGACCTGGAGGAGATTATTACTTCAAAAACCATCCTGGTTTCCGTTATGCATGCCAATAATGAGATTGGCAGTATCCAGCCTATCAATGAGCTGGCGGAAATAGCTCATCATGCAGGCGCAGTCTTTCATACTGATGCTGCCCAATCTATTGGGAAAATTCCCGTTGATGTGAACGATTTAGGATGTGACCTCTTGAGTGTGGCAGGACATAAATTGTATGCACCCAAAGGTGTTGGGGCCATCTATATCAAAGGGGGTGTTGATCTTGAACCCCTCATACACGGTGCAAATCATGAAAGAGGCTTAAGGGCAGGCACTGAAAATGTGGCCCAAATAGTTGGTTTGGGGATGGCTGCTGAAATTGCCAGTCAGAAATTGGAATCAGAGATGGTTAGACTAAAGAATTTGCGGGATCGTTTACAGGCAAGTCTGAAACAGGCATTCCCTGAAATACGCATCAATGCTTCAAGTACACCGAGGCTTCCCAATACGCTGAGTGTCAGTTTTGCTCAATTAAATGCACTTGAGATCTTGTCTGATCTTGATCAGGTCATGCTTTCAGCAGGTGCTGCTTGTCACAGTGCGGATGGGAAAGGTTCAGGTGTTCTGGAAGCCATGCACATTCCCTTAAACTACCAGCTTGGGACCATCAGAATTTCTCTCGGTAGATTTTGTGAAGAATCACAGGTGCAGCAGGCTTCAGCGATTCTCATTCAAAGAATAACTCAGCTGCTTGAAAATTAA
- a CDS encoding periplasmic heavy metal sensor codes for MYKKTKHFILPILLLGLTLPTFAQMGAGDGSGMRKTNKLQELQLTSEQEEQMQNLRYDFEKLQIALKANIKTEQLELRKLKQADEPNKKKIHAQIEKVGEERVALEKARADHHLEIRKVLTDDQYKIFKKNMKAKAGRKGHRGKGNRGNCEGGPGPFRK; via the coding sequence ATGTACAAAAAAACGAAGCACTTCATCCTCCCCATACTTCTTTTGGGACTTACCCTACCTACATTTGCTCAAATGGGAGCTGGAGATGGATCTGGAATGAGGAAGACAAACAAACTCCAGGAATTGCAGCTGACAAGTGAGCAGGAAGAACAGATGCAAAACCTGCGATATGACTTTGAGAAGCTTCAAATAGCGCTGAAAGCCAATATAAAAACTGAGCAACTGGAGCTGAGAAAGCTTAAACAGGCAGATGAGCCCAATAAAAAGAAAATTCATGCTCAAATCGAAAAGGTTGGCGAGGAAAGGGTCGCACTGGAAAAAGCGCGGGCAGATCACCATCTTGAAATTCGTAAAGTCCTGACTGATGACCAATATAAGATTTTCAAGAAAAATATGAAAGCCAAGGCCGGTCGTAAGGGCCACCGCGGAAAAGGAAACCGTGGTAACTGCGAAGGAGGTCCAGGACCCTTTCGCAAATAA
- a CDS encoding metallophosphoesterase encodes MFFIVVIFVMTLLYGYVGARVIAPFDISGLGLFVYWTIIVLLAVAPIAGMILRSRGHETPSIDAFLWVGFIGMGLFSLAFIAFIIRDLGWITGTLSFKILKSITNSSPSSLEFDPGRRQFLLMSMNLGIVGVTSLLGGIGLFQARRRATVITQNITLPNLPAEFQGLKIAQISDLHIGPTIKADYARTVVNQVNALKPDLIFFTGDMVDGSVDRLSKDVEPLRNLKSKYGTYFVTGNHEYYSGALQWVDKVHELGMIHLENEHRILRIGEASLAIAGVTDLMAHHTIKSHKTNPQKAMRGIPVDMPTIMLAHQPGTAELTQDLAIDLMLCGHTHGGQFMPFNLAVARAHKYYAGLYVHDKMQVYVNRGTGYWGPPLRLGIPSEITLINLESDVSGMS; translated from the coding sequence GTGTTTTTTATCGTCGTCATTTTTGTAATGACCCTCCTGTATGGGTATGTGGGCGCCAGAGTGATTGCCCCCTTTGATATTTCAGGTCTGGGTCTTTTTGTATACTGGACAATTATTGTCCTGTTGGCTGTCGCTCCCATCGCTGGAATGATCCTTAGGTCCAGGGGACATGAAACCCCCTCTATAGATGCCTTTTTGTGGGTAGGATTTATTGGTATGGGGTTGTTCTCTCTGGCTTTTATCGCTTTTATTATTCGGGATCTGGGCTGGATTACTGGTACGCTTTCATTCAAAATATTGAAATCAATTACCAACAGCAGTCCCAGCAGTCTTGAATTCGATCCAGGGCGCAGACAATTCCTTTTGATGTCCATGAACCTGGGCATTGTGGGAGTTACTTCTCTTTTGGGTGGGATTGGACTGTTTCAAGCGCGCAGAAGGGCTACTGTTATCACTCAAAACATTACCCTTCCAAATCTACCTGCAGAATTTCAGGGACTGAAGATTGCTCAGATATCAGATCTGCACATCGGACCTACGATCAAGGCAGACTATGCACGCACAGTAGTTAATCAGGTCAATGCTCTCAAACCAGATCTCATATTTTTCACCGGTGATATGGTGGATGGATCCGTTGACCGTTTATCAAAAGATGTTGAACCGCTACGCAATTTAAAATCTAAATACGGCACCTATTTTGTCACGGGTAATCATGAGTATTACTCAGGTGCCCTGCAATGGGTAGATAAAGTGCACGAACTGGGTATGATACATCTTGAGAACGAACATCGCATTTTGAGAATAGGGGAGGCCTCTCTGGCAATTGCCGGGGTTACCGACCTCATGGCCCACCATACTATTAAATCTCATAAAACAAACCCTCAGAAGGCCATGAGAGGAATCCCTGTTGATATGCCCACCATCATGCTGGCCCACCAGCCTGGAACAGCTGAGTTGACCCAGGACCTGGCCATTGATCTTATGTTATGCGGTCATACCCATGGTGGACAATTTATGCCCTTTAATCTGGCTGTGGCCAGGGCCCACAAATACTATGCTGGTTTGTATGTCCATGACAAAATGCAAGTATATGTAAATCGTGGCACAGGATATTGGGGTCCCCCCCTGCGTCTTGGAATTCCCTCAGAAATCACCTTAATCAACCTTGAATCTGATGTGAGTGGGATGAGCTGA